ACTGGCATTAATGATGGTCGGATTTACCCGTTCTGCAACGTCGTTGCGGCGCTGGCCGACGCGGGCGCGCGGACGGCCATCGGCGAGCTGTACCTGCGGCTCGGCGACGAGCGCGAGGCGCGGCGCGTGTTCAGCGAGATCGTGGAGTTCGCGCCGGACGAC
This Atribacterota bacterium DNA region includes the following protein-coding sequences:
- a CDS encoding signal recognition particle protein, whose protein sequence is VVRRELHDLAEHAPRLALVAEPQVQLADGRPRARVGQRRNDVAERVNPTIINASRKRRIAQGSGTSVQEVNRLLKQFEDFRKIWKQMKRGKGFSLFGRKPFGWGL